The proteins below come from a single Dinghuibacter silviterrae genomic window:
- a CDS encoding sterol desaturase family protein, with amino-acid sequence MSDWSQYWAHIPSAHRTLILVCGLLFFWLLEGPLPLVRRPYHKLSHAGVNLFFTLTTIVVNFAFAFLIVRTCFWTADHRFGLLYLVPLPPWLFWLLGLMLLDLISAWLVHWIEHQVRWMWQFHTIHHIDRHVDTTTANRHHPVESVLRALFTLLAVAVSGAPVWVLMMYQSLSVVFAQFNHANIRLAPGLDRAISWVLVSPGMHKVHHHFQRPFTDSNYGNIFSFWDRLFGTFRSLPPEDLRYGLDTHIAEKDDIGNLLRVPFQKYRPRPR; translated from the coding sequence TTGTCCGACTGGTCTCAATACTGGGCGCACATACCTTCGGCCCACCGCACGCTCATCCTGGTTTGCGGTCTCCTTTTCTTCTGGTTGCTGGAAGGGCCCCTGCCCCTCGTGCGCCGGCCCTACCACAAGTTGTCGCACGCCGGCGTCAATCTTTTTTTTACCCTGACCACCATAGTCGTCAATTTTGCTTTTGCCTTCCTGATCGTACGGACGTGTTTCTGGACGGCTGATCACCGGTTTGGGTTGTTGTACCTGGTGCCCTTGCCCCCCTGGCTTTTCTGGTTATTGGGCCTGATGCTGCTGGACCTGATCAGCGCCTGGCTCGTCCACTGGATAGAACACCAGGTCCGGTGGATGTGGCAGTTCCATACCATCCACCACATCGACCGGCACGTAGACACGACGACCGCCAACCGGCACCACCCCGTCGAGAGCGTCCTGCGCGCCCTCTTTACCCTGCTGGCGGTGGCCGTCAGCGGTGCCCCCGTATGGGTCCTGATGATGTACCAGTCGCTATCCGTCGTTTTTGCACAGTTCAACCACGCCAACATCCGGCTGGCGCCGGGGTTGGACCGGGCCATCAGCTGGGTGCTCGTGTCACCCGGCATGCACAAAGTGCACCATCATTTTCAAAGACCATTTACGGACAGCAACTACGGGAATATCTTTTCTTTTTGGGATCGGCTCTTCGGGACTTTCCGGTCGCTGCCGCCGGAAGACCTTCGCTATGGGCTCGATACCCATATTGCCGAAAAGGATGACATCGGGAATTTGCTGCGGGTGCCGTTTCAGAAGTACCGGCCAAGGCCCCGGTGA
- a CDS encoding peptidylprolyl isomerase — translation MSIIQKIRDKYAAAAIGAIAIAMVGFILIDALSQRTGGSLFGKNTTVVGKIDGQEVEYVAFENQVKSAEQRYQQQGMPVTDVLREEINNTLWQQMVEQMILQGQADKMGLTVTDNELKTLIYTNPTQELRQLGTDPKTGQYDPARLQEQVQAILRLPATDQRKQAFTDYLYNVVAKQALKTKYLYLLAGAAYYPKWLAAKDNQDNSAQANISYVNIPFALIPDTSLPVTDAEIDTYIQDHKAEFKTTEASRNLTYVVFDGDPSSKDSANALGDLMKLETGLADTKDPGAYLNQSGSAISYYDGFVAKTALQVPNKDTIMELPVGGIFGPYLDHSNYVLAKMIDKKDLPDSVRARHILIATTDPRSGQTILDDSTAKHKIDSIQTLIEHGANFDSLAVKLSDDQGSKEKGGDLGYFTANQMVPAFSDFCFNGKKGEKKVVKSEYGYHLIEILDQKNIEPHYKVAYLAKEIVPSDETTNAANAAATSFAADAQAASGSAFDDIARKHKVVTRAGTVKETDYQVQGLGSARQLVKWAFDNKVGTVSDPESYGNNFVVAVLTGIQDAGLPSGSYARTLVENSVRRDKKAAQIIAKLGTVTDLNSAAAKYAVTVQNQDSLGFGSTFVPNLGNEPKVIGSAFNKANLNKASAPFKGNTGVFVVQTNGVISVPNQNNDYTLLRTNMEGMMRNAVGYNALEGLHEAANIKDNRIKFY, via the coding sequence ATGTCAATCATTCAGAAAATCAGGGATAAGTACGCCGCGGCAGCCATCGGGGCGATCGCCATTGCCATGGTGGGTTTTATATTGATCGACGCGCTTAGCCAGAGAACAGGAGGGAGTTTGTTTGGAAAGAACACGACGGTAGTGGGGAAAATAGATGGTCAGGAGGTCGAGTACGTCGCCTTTGAAAACCAGGTAAAGAGCGCGGAGCAACGGTACCAGCAGCAAGGCATGCCGGTCACCGATGTGTTGAGGGAAGAGATCAACAACACGCTGTGGCAGCAGATGGTAGAGCAGATGATCCTACAGGGTCAGGCGGATAAGATGGGGTTGACAGTGACCGATAATGAGTTGAAAACGCTGATTTATACAAACCCTACGCAGGAGCTTCGTCAATTGGGGACGGATCCTAAAACCGGGCAGTACGATCCGGCCCGCCTCCAGGAGCAGGTTCAGGCCATCCTTCGGTTACCTGCTACCGACCAGCGTAAACAGGCATTTACGGACTATTTATATAATGTCGTCGCCAAACAGGCGCTGAAAACCAAGTACCTGTACCTCCTTGCAGGGGCCGCATATTATCCCAAATGGCTGGCAGCCAAAGACAACCAGGATAACAGCGCCCAGGCCAACATTTCTTATGTCAATATTCCCTTCGCCTTGATCCCGGATACCAGTCTCCCGGTCACCGATGCGGAAATAGACACCTATATCCAGGACCATAAGGCCGAGTTCAAAACGACCGAGGCATCGAGGAACCTGACGTATGTCGTTTTTGATGGGGACCCTTCTTCGAAAGACAGTGCCAACGCCCTGGGCGACCTGATGAAGCTGGAAACCGGTCTGGCCGATACAAAGGATCCCGGTGCCTATCTGAACCAAAGCGGTTCCGCCATTTCCTATTACGACGGGTTTGTTGCCAAAACGGCCCTGCAGGTACCCAACAAGGATACGATTATGGAACTTCCCGTGGGCGGTATCTTCGGTCCCTACCTGGACCACAGCAACTATGTCCTGGCGAAAATGATCGATAAAAAAGACCTGCCGGATTCCGTACGGGCACGCCATATTCTTATCGCGACCACCGACCCCCGCTCGGGTCAGACGATCCTGGACGACAGCACGGCCAAACACAAGATCGATAGCATCCAGACCCTGATCGAGCACGGCGCGAATTTTGACAGCCTTGCCGTAAAACTGTCGGATGACCAAGGGTCGAAGGAAAAAGGCGGAGACCTCGGTTACTTTACGGCGAACCAAATGGTGCCGGCCTTTTCTGACTTCTGCTTCAACGGCAAAAAAGGGGAGAAGAAAGTGGTGAAGAGTGAATACGGGTATCACTTGATCGAAATCCTGGACCAAAAGAACATTGAACCGCATTATAAGGTAGCCTACCTGGCGAAGGAAATCGTCCCCAGCGACGAAACCACCAACGCCGCCAATGCAGCCGCCACCAGTTTTGCAGCAGATGCCCAGGCCGCTTCCGGCAGTGCTTTTGACGATATTGCCCGTAAACACAAGGTGGTTACCCGCGCCGGGACGGTCAAAGAAACCGACTACCAGGTACAGGGTCTCGGTTCCGCCCGCCAGCTCGTCAAATGGGCATTTGACAACAAGGTAGGTACGGTCAGCGACCCCGAATCTTATGGGAATAACTTTGTCGTGGCCGTGCTCACGGGAATACAGGACGCCGGTCTTCCTTCCGGTTCTTATGCCCGTACACTGGTGGAAAATTCCGTTCGCCGCGATAAAAAAGCAGCACAGATCATCGCCAAACTGGGGACGGTTACAGACCTGAACTCGGCCGCCGCCAAATACGCCGTTACCGTACAAAACCAGGACAGCCTGGGCTTTGGCTCCACCTTTGTCCCCAACCTCGGAAACGAACCGAAGGTCATCGGCTCCGCCTTTAACAAGGCCAACCTCAACAAAGCCTCCGCTCCCTTCAAGGGCAATACGGGTGTCTTCGTCGTGCAGACCAACGGTGTCATCAGCGTCCCTAACCAAAACAACGACTATACCCTGCTCCGCACAAATATGGAAGGGATGATGCGCAACGCCGTCGGTTACAACGCACTCGAAGGGTTACACGAGGCGGCGAACATCAAGGACAATCGTATCAAATTTTATTAA
- a CDS encoding DUF2480 family protein translates to MSDVIVNKVAESGLVSLDLQDFLPAEGDLAVLDLKDFLFMGLILKEKDFRTALQSYDWTTFTGRKVAVFCSADAIIPAWAYMLVATYLEPIAALVFLGDPVALRKQLLLEAIAALPAAEYADKRVVVKGCGDAEVPPDAYLAITLKLRPVAKSIMYGEPCSTVPVFKRK, encoded by the coding sequence ATGTCTGACGTGATCGTGAATAAAGTGGCCGAAAGCGGCCTGGTTAGCCTCGACCTTCAGGATTTTCTTCCTGCGGAAGGCGACCTGGCGGTGCTGGATCTGAAGGACTTTCTCTTCATGGGGTTGATTTTGAAGGAAAAGGATTTTAGGACCGCCCTTCAGAGCTATGACTGGACCACTTTTACGGGCAGGAAGGTGGCGGTGTTTTGTTCCGCAGATGCCATCATTCCCGCCTGGGCGTATATGCTGGTGGCTACGTATCTGGAACCCATCGCCGCGCTGGTTTTTCTGGGTGACCCCGTGGCCCTGCGCAAGCAACTACTGCTGGAAGCCATCGCGGCGCTGCCCGCTGCGGAGTATGCGGACAAACGCGTTGTGGTGAAAGGTTGCGGAGATGCCGAAGTTCCGCCCGATGCCTACCTTGCCATTACCTTAAAGCTCCGGCCCGTGGCGAAAAGCATCATGTACGGGGAACCCTGCAGCACGGTGCCCGTCTTCAAACGGAAGTGA
- a CDS encoding ROK family protein: protein MEQWLWGIDLGGTKVEGVIMPAAPGGSASGTRGAAAAGDPQPLVRMRLDTETRLGYTHVIDQIARLVDKMKAASGLTPTSVGFGTPGVLDPILGTMKNANSVVLNGQPLQRDLTQALGVPAILANDANCFALAETRWGAVRARFPEARVVFGVIAGTGVGGGLVVDGRVWAGKHGIAGEWGHNYLDASGGPCYCGKTGCVETVISGPALERFYKGISGSEKRLKDIAVSTEPAAVATMERLYHFFGKGLSVVTDIVDPDVIVVGGGVGNIQGLYTEGVRSLSEHIFNNRLDVPVIPPLLGDSAGVFGAAALTLQP, encoded by the coding sequence ATGGAACAATGGTTATGGGGGATTGACCTCGGTGGGACGAAAGTAGAGGGGGTCATTATGCCGGCTGCGCCTGGCGGCTCAGCCTCCGGTACGCGCGGTGCTGCCGCGGCCGGCGACCCGCAGCCCCTGGTGCGGATGCGCCTCGACACCGAAACCCGTCTCGGTTACACACACGTTATCGACCAGATCGCGCGGCTTGTGGACAAAATGAAGGCTGCCTCCGGGCTCACGCCGACTTCCGTTGGATTTGGCACCCCCGGGGTGCTAGACCCCATCCTGGGAACCATGAAAAACGCCAATTCGGTCGTGCTCAACGGTCAGCCGTTACAGCGCGACCTGACGCAGGCCTTGGGCGTACCGGCTATCCTGGCCAACGACGCCAACTGTTTCGCCCTGGCGGAAACCCGCTGGGGTGCCGTCCGGGCGCGATTCCCCGAAGCGAGGGTGGTCTTTGGCGTGATCGCCGGGACCGGCGTGGGCGGGGGGCTTGTCGTAGACGGGCGCGTCTGGGCCGGGAAACACGGCATCGCCGGGGAATGGGGGCACAACTACCTCGATGCCTCCGGTGGTCCTTGCTACTGCGGCAAAACCGGCTGCGTGGAAACCGTGATTTCCGGACCCGCGTTGGAGCGGTTCTATAAAGGAATTTCCGGCAGCGAAAAACGCTTAAAGGATATAGCAGTCTCCACTGAACCGGCTGCCGTAGCGACGATGGAGCGCTTGTATCATTTTTTTGGCAAAGGACTTTCCGTCGTCACCGACATCGTCGACCCCGACGTCATTGTCGTCGGTGGGGGTGTGGGGAATATCCAGGGCCTGTATACCGAAGGCGTCCGGTCCCTGAGCGAACACATTTTTAACAACCGGTTGGACGTACCCGTTATACCCCCCCTCCTCGGAGATAGTGCGGGCGTATTTGGTGCGGCGGCCTTAACTTTGCAGCCCTGA
- a CDS encoding putative signal transducing protein has protein sequence MLVVLRTYGDYISANVVLGRLKEAGIHAFLQDEYGTTTLAYSSSGIKLVVPEEEARTASAMLGIMEDEASAATTEEE, from the coding sequence GTGTTGGTTGTACTTCGGACATACGGTGACTACATCAGCGCCAACGTCGTGTTGGGCCGGTTGAAGGAGGCTGGGATCCACGCCTTTCTCCAGGATGAATATGGCACCACCACGCTGGCGTATTCGTCCAGCGGGATCAAGCTGGTTGTTCCCGAAGAGGAAGCACGGACGGCCTCCGCCATGCTGGGGATCATGGAGGACGAGGCCTCGGCCGCTACCACGGAAGAGGAATAA
- a CDS encoding pyridoxal phosphate-dependent aminotransferase — translation MQLSQLAESLIGSEIVRLGNEIKDKIRQGNRIYNFTIGDFDSRIFPIPQELEKGIIEAYREGYTNYPPAEGILELRESVGRFLADREGLHYTPSEILIASGGRPLIYALYRAIVDKGEKVIYAVPSWNNNHYVHFVGGQHVTIDTTPEQQFMPTADQVRPLLGDATLLALCSPQNPTGTAFSKEELQKICDAVVEENARRGPGKKKLFLLYDQMYWTLTYGKTRHYNPVSLRPELKDYTVFIDGISKVFAATGLRVGWALGPAEIIAKMKAILSHMGAWAPMAEQRATAAYLGQTEAIDRYLKHFKNELEERLNRIYDGFRTLKTEGFAVDSVEPQAALYLTVCFDLTGKKTPAGKVLEDQEQVTAYILDAAGLAVVPFSAFGAGKNSPWYRLSVGTCVKEEIPDMLGAVRKALEGLR, via the coding sequence ATGCAACTCTCACAATTGGCCGAAAGCCTCATCGGTTCCGAGATCGTACGACTGGGTAACGAGATCAAGGACAAAATCCGTCAAGGGAACAGGATATACAACTTCACCATCGGGGACTTCGATTCCAGGATTTTTCCCATTCCGCAGGAGTTGGAAAAAGGCATCATCGAAGCTTACCGGGAAGGGTACACGAATTATCCACCCGCCGAGGGGATCCTTGAGCTTCGCGAATCGGTAGGCAGGTTTCTTGCGGACAGGGAAGGTCTTCACTATACACCATCAGAGATCCTTATTGCTTCCGGGGGACGGCCGTTAATCTATGCGTTATACCGGGCCATCGTGGACAAGGGAGAAAAAGTGATCTACGCTGTTCCTTCCTGGAACAACAACCACTATGTGCATTTTGTCGGCGGTCAGCACGTCACGATAGACACTACGCCGGAACAGCAATTCATGCCAACGGCCGACCAGGTGCGACCGCTTTTGGGCGATGCCACCCTCCTCGCGCTTTGCTCCCCTCAAAATCCTACGGGTACCGCCTTTAGCAAAGAGGAACTACAAAAGATCTGCGATGCCGTTGTCGAAGAAAACGCGCGTCGCGGACCAGGTAAGAAAAAACTATTCCTCCTATACGACCAGATGTACTGGACCCTCACGTATGGAAAAACCCGGCACTACAACCCCGTTTCCCTGCGGCCGGAGCTGAAGGACTATACTGTATTCATCGATGGCATCAGCAAGGTCTTCGCCGCTACCGGTCTCCGGGTGGGTTGGGCCCTGGGACCCGCGGAAATCATTGCCAAAATGAAGGCCATCCTCTCCCACATGGGCGCCTGGGCACCCATGGCCGAGCAACGGGCCACGGCGGCCTACCTGGGACAAACCGAAGCCATCGACCGGTATTTAAAGCACTTCAAAAATGAACTCGAAGAGCGGTTGAACCGGATATACGACGGTTTTAGGACCCTGAAGACCGAAGGTTTTGCTGTCGACTCCGTAGAACCCCAGGCCGCCCTTTACCTGACGGTCTGTTTTGACCTAACGGGCAAAAAGACCCCCGCCGGAAAGGTCCTGGAGGACCAGGAGCAGGTCACCGCCTACATCCTGGACGCTGCGGGTCTGGCCGTTGTGCCATTCTCCGCATTTGGTGCGGGGAAAAATTCGCCCTGGTACCGGCTCAGTGTGGGCACCTGTGTCAAGGAAGAAATCCCGGATATGCTGGGCGCGGTGCGCAAAGCCTTGGAGGGCCTACGCTGA
- the dnaN gene encoding DNA polymerase III subunit beta encodes MKFIVSSSALLKHLQQISGVINANTVLPILEDFLFDIHKNKLTVIATDLETVMKVELDIEAKDSGKVCIPAKILMDSLKNIPDQPLTFTIEKNFAIEITSDNGKYKVMGENPDNFPKEPTADDATTFTMTSTALVTAINKTLFSVSNDDLRPAMTGVYFELDKDSVNFVATDAHRLVRYKRKEVKAGKSDNFIVPKKPLNLLKSALPDNDDELKIAYSGNHLFVTHGTTQLTCRLIDARFPDYKVVIPVDNPYTMSVSRTDFQNALRRVSVFSNKSTNQVVLSITGSELQLASQDVDFSFEGNERMRCRYEGEDMQIAFNAKFLIEMLNATDSEEVKMELSTPTKAGIIKPAEQDQDEDQLMLVMPLMLNN; translated from the coding sequence ATGAAGTTTATCGTTTCCTCTTCGGCCTTATTGAAGCACTTACAGCAGATCAGCGGCGTCATCAACGCCAACACGGTGCTGCCGATCCTGGAGGATTTTCTTTTCGATATCCATAAAAACAAACTCACGGTCATCGCCACCGACCTGGAAACGGTGATGAAGGTCGAACTCGATATTGAAGCAAAAGATAGCGGCAAAGTTTGCATTCCCGCTAAGATTTTGATGGATTCTTTAAAGAATATCCCGGATCAGCCTTTGACGTTTACAATTGAGAAAAATTTTGCGATAGAAATTACGAGCGACAACGGGAAATACAAGGTCATGGGTGAAAACCCCGACAATTTCCCGAAGGAACCCACGGCCGACGACGCTACGACCTTTACCATGACCAGCACCGCCCTGGTCACGGCCATCAATAAAACGCTTTTTTCCGTCTCGAACGACGACCTGAGACCCGCCATGACGGGCGTATACTTCGAGCTGGACAAGGACAGCGTCAATTTTGTGGCAACCGACGCCCACCGCCTCGTGCGCTACAAACGCAAGGAAGTCAAGGCCGGGAAGAGCGACAATTTCATCGTCCCCAAAAAGCCGCTCAACCTGCTCAAAAGCGCGCTGCCCGACAACGACGACGAATTAAAGATTGCCTACAGCGGCAACCACCTTTTTGTCACCCATGGAACGACGCAGCTCACGTGTCGTCTCATCGACGCCCGCTTCCCCGACTACAAGGTGGTGATCCCCGTCGATAATCCCTATACGATGTCGGTCAGCCGTACCGACTTCCAAAATGCGCTTCGGCGGGTCAGCGTCTTTTCCAACAAAAGCACCAACCAGGTGGTCCTGAGCATCACCGGGAGCGAGCTCCAGCTGGCCTCCCAGGACGTGGATTTTAGCTTTGAAGGGAACGAACGCATGCGCTGCCGCTATGAAGGCGAAGACATGCAGATCGCCTTTAACGCCAAATTCCTGATCGAAATGCTCAACGCCACAGACTCGGAAGAGGTAAAGATGGAGCTGTCCACCCCCACGAAAGCCGGGATCATCAAACCGGCCGAACAAGATCAGGACGAGGACCAACTCATGCTGGTCATGCCCCTGATGCTGAATAACTAG
- a CDS encoding iron-containing alcohol dehydrogenase family protein — translation MQFRNFKMVGYVVYGRGSFDQLDEILSPQRKGDAPMVFLLDHFFKGKALEGRIPLRGKDRLVSADVTYEPKTTQVDQLAKELKDAYGTVSGVIGIGGGSTMDLAKAVGLMMNNPGSSADYQGWDLVKNPGVYKAGIPTISGTGAEVSRTTVLTGPTRKLGMNSDFTPFDQIVLDPVLAEGVPVNQRFYTGMDCYIHCIESLQGTYLNEFSKSYGEKALALCQEVFLHKDHWDAQSDDQLMMASYAGGMSIAYSQVGVAHAVSYGLSYLLGTKHGIGNCIVFNHLEEFYPEGVREFKKMVDKNKIDIPQGICKGLTDEQFDTMINVSLGMKPLWENALGKDWEKQMTRDRLRALYEKL, via the coding sequence ATGCAATTCCGCAATTTCAAGATGGTCGGCTACGTGGTGTATGGCCGTGGTTCCTTTGATCAATTGGACGAAATCCTCTCGCCCCAGCGCAAAGGGGATGCCCCCATGGTGTTTTTGCTGGATCACTTTTTCAAGGGCAAGGCCCTGGAAGGAAGGATCCCCCTGCGGGGTAAAGACCGCCTGGTCTCCGCAGACGTGACCTACGAGCCGAAAACCACCCAGGTCGACCAGCTGGCAAAAGAATTAAAGGATGCCTATGGAACCGTCAGCGGTGTCATCGGTATCGGCGGGGGTTCTACCATGGACCTCGCCAAGGCCGTCGGCCTCATGATGAACAACCCCGGCTCCTCCGCAGACTACCAGGGCTGGGACCTCGTCAAAAACCCGGGCGTTTATAAAGCCGGTATCCCCACCATCAGCGGCACCGGGGCGGAAGTCAGCCGGACCACGGTGCTCACCGGTCCCACGCGCAAGCTGGGGATGAATTCCGACTTTACGCCCTTCGACCAGATCGTCCTCGACCCCGTCCTGGCCGAAGGCGTCCCTGTCAACCAGCGTTTTTATACGGGCATGGACTGTTATATCCACTGCATCGAAAGCCTGCAAGGGACCTATCTCAACGAATTCAGCAAATCCTACGGCGAGAAAGCCCTGGCCCTTTGCCAGGAAGTCTTTTTGCACAAGGACCACTGGGACGCCCAAAGCGACGACCAGCTGATGATGGCCTCTTATGCCGGCGGGATGAGCATCGCCTATTCCCAGGTCGGGGTGGCCCACGCCGTAAGCTATGGTCTTTCCTACCTCTTAGGCACCAAACACGGTATCGGTAACTGCATCGTTTTCAACCACCTCGAAGAATTTTATCCAGAAGGTGTGCGCGAGTTCAAAAAGATGGTGGACAAAAACAAGATCGACATCCCCCAAGGCATCTGCAAAGGCCTGACCGACGAGCAGTTCGATACCATGATCAACGTCTCCCTGGGCATGAAGCCCCTGTGGGAAAATGCCCTGGGAAAAGACTGGGAAAAACAAATGACCCGCGACCGGCTTCGGGCACTCTACGAGAAGCTCTAA
- a CDS encoding methionine aminotransferase, which translates to MSTLAQEHQAINLSQGFPDFAMDPRLIDAVDQAMREGANQYTHMNGHPLLRERIAGKVGHLYGAGVDPQTEITVTPGATYAIYTSLTCILRPGDEVIVFEPAYDSYIPTIEVNGATAVRVPLQFPHYSIDWDLVKKAITPRTRMILLNTPHNPTGSVWTDADFRMLETLVEGTDILLMSDEVYEHITFDGYRHPSILKYPVLRARAFACFSFGKAYHCTGWKIGYCIAPPALTTEFRKVHQFNCFSTNTPAQLGLARYLENREAYESLPAFFQRKRDLFLGLMKDSPFRWLDSKGSYFVLGSYGHFSQEPDTDFAIRLTKEYGVAVIPVSVFYQDGKDDKVVRFCFAKEDKTLEEAARRLTSV; encoded by the coding sequence ATGTCCACCCTGGCCCAGGAACACCAGGCCATCAATCTATCCCAGGGTTTCCCGGACTTTGCCATGGACCCCCGGTTGATCGATGCGGTCGACCAGGCCATGCGGGAAGGCGCCAACCAGTATACCCACATGAACGGGCACCCGCTCCTGAGGGAACGAATTGCGGGAAAGGTCGGCCACCTCTACGGCGCCGGGGTGGACCCCCAAACCGAGATCACCGTCACACCCGGGGCGACCTACGCTATTTATACCTCCCTGACCTGTATCCTGCGGCCCGGGGACGAGGTGATCGTTTTCGAACCCGCGTATGACAGCTATATTCCCACCATAGAAGTCAACGGGGCCACCGCCGTACGCGTCCCTTTACAATTCCCCCACTATTCCATCGACTGGGACCTGGTGAAAAAGGCCATCACCCCCCGGACCCGGATGATCCTCCTCAATACGCCCCACAACCCCACGGGCAGCGTGTGGACGGACGCTGACTTCCGCATGCTTGAAACCCTGGTGGAAGGCACGGACATCCTGCTGATGAGCGATGAAGTATACGAGCACATCACCTTTGACGGGTACCGCCACCCCAGCATCCTGAAATACCCTGTGCTCCGGGCGCGGGCTTTTGCTTGTTTTTCCTTTGGAAAAGCCTACCACTGTACCGGTTGGAAGATCGGCTACTGTATCGCACCCCCTGCCCTGACCACCGAATTCCGGAAAGTGCACCAGTTCAATTGTTTTAGCACCAATACCCCCGCCCAGCTGGGGCTGGCGCGTTACCTGGAGAACCGCGAAGCGTACGAAAGCCTGCCCGCGTTTTTTCAACGCAAACGGGACCTCTTTCTGGGGCTTATGAAGGACAGCCCTTTCCGCTGGCTGGACAGCAAAGGCAGTTATTTTGTGCTCGGATCCTACGGTCATTTCAGCCAGGAACCCGACACTGATTTTGCGATCCGGCTGACAAAAGAATACGGCGTAGCGGTGATCCCTGTGTCGGTTTTTTACCAGGATGGCAAAGACGATAAGGTCGTCCGGTTTTGTTTTGCAAAGGAAGACAAGACGCTCGAAGAAGCCGCACGCAGGCTCACTTCCGTTTGA
- a CDS encoding 3-deoxy-manno-octulosonate cytidylyltransferase, protein MRIAALIPARYAATRFPAKLMQPLGSKTVIRHTYDNTVATGLFDEVVVVTDSPVIYDEITAGGGTAKMSRREHESGSDRIAEAVEDMEVDIVLNIQGDTPFIKRDPLEKLLAVFKGADGASVQVASLMQELKDPALIADENYVKVAIDLKGNALFFSRSVIPYPRNKELVIPYYEHIGVYAFRKQALLDFTRWPVTPLENAEKVECLRYLEHGVPLRMVVVDYMGVEIDTPDDLDRAAKLIV, encoded by the coding sequence ATGCGAATAGCGGCGCTCATCCCGGCCCGGTACGCGGCCACCCGTTTTCCCGCCAAGCTCATGCAGCCCCTCGGTTCCAAAACCGTCATACGTCATACGTATGACAATACGGTCGCGACCGGTCTTTTTGACGAGGTCGTGGTGGTGACCGACAGCCCGGTGATTTACGACGAGATCACCGCCGGCGGCGGAACGGCCAAGATGAGCCGACGCGAGCACGAAAGCGGGAGCGACCGTATCGCCGAAGCGGTCGAGGACATGGAGGTGGACATCGTCCTCAATATCCAGGGCGACACCCCGTTTATCAAACGCGACCCTCTCGAAAAACTTCTCGCGGTGTTCAAGGGCGCCGACGGGGCATCGGTGCAGGTAGCCTCGCTGATGCAGGAACTCAAAGATCCGGCCCTCATCGCCGACGAGAACTACGTTAAAGTGGCGATCGACCTCAAAGGAAACGCCCTTTTCTTCTCGCGGAGCGTGATCCCTTACCCCCGGAACAAAGAGCTGGTCATTCCTTATTATGAACACATCGGCGTGTACGCCTTCCGGAAACAAGCCCTCCTGGACTTTACCCGCTGGCCCGTCACACCTTTGGAAAACGCCGAAAAGGTCGAGTGCCTCCGCTACCTGGAGCACGGCGTGCCGCTGCGGATGGTCGTGGTGGATTATATGGGTGTAGAGATAGATACGCCGGATGACCTCGACCGGGCGGCAAAACTCATCGTATAA